A genomic stretch from Schistosoma mansoni, WGS project CABG00000000 data, chromosome W unplaced supercontig 0115, strain Puerto Rico, whole genome shotgun sequence includes:
- a CDS encoding brix domain containing protein, putative, with protein sequence MAVISDIRKPKTHKGKRVLERRAPKLVENDKCTLVIKGGHTSEIVNTFLNDLCALKKPLVYRLKWKNRILPFEDLSFIEKMCIKFDCSMFVVGMHSKKRPHNIIFGRLHDGELLDMFELGIKMYKPISDCKDKTLIYGAKPMLMFSGELFNLDTKYMTLKSLLIDLFKGPTVEKIRTLGVEHQFHFILSSDKNLCLRVRKITLSTKGKTNSTELSVPPLKTPDGKVVQISLEDATPSADFDLRRVSLPSEDKWKRAHRVPPEVMKGDKTPKNKSVDVFGSRIGRVHVGKSSELENLRPGSTIRTALTGHRKRGFERIKSGVRKSKKTSVPVDLSASKRRKLFTDA encoded by the exons ATGGCTGTGATTTCAGATATAAG AAAGCCTAAGACGCATAAAGGAAAAAGAGTCTTGGAGCGAAGAGCTCCTAAATTAGTTGAGAATGACAAATGCACCCTTGTTATAAAGGGTGGCCACACAAGTGAAATTGTTAATACGTTTCTCAATGATTTA TGCGCCTTGAAAAAACCACTTGTTTACCGTTTAAAATGGAAAAATAGAATCCTCCCCTTCGAAGACTTATCATTTATC GAGAAAATGTGCATCAAGTTCGACTGCTCAATGTTTGTTGTTGGGATGCATTCCAAGAAAAGGCCGCATAACATTATTTTTGGAAGGCTGCACGATGGTGAGCTACTAGATATGTTTGAGCTTGGCATAAAAATGTACAAACCGATATCGGATTGTAAA GACAAAACTCTTATATATGGAGCTAAGCCCATGTTAATGTTTTCTGGAGAGTTGTTCAACTTAGACACAAAATATATGACCTTAAAGTCTTTGTTAATAG ATCTTTTTAAGGGCCCAACAGTTGAGAAGATAAGAACATTAGGTGTTGAACACCAGTTCCACTTTATTTTGTCGTCAGACAAGAATCTGTGTCTTCGCGTCCGGAAAATAACTTTGTCAACAAAAGGCAAAACCAACTCAACTGAACTCAGTGTGCCACCTCTAAAGACTCCAGATGGGAAAGTGGTTCAGATTTCACTTGAAGATGCTACCCCAAGTGCTGACTTCGATCTACGACGAGTATCTTTGCCGTCCGAG GACAAATGGAAACGAGCTCACCGTGTACCCCCTGAAGTTATGAAAGGTGACAAAACGCCTAAAAATAAATCTGTCGATGTTTTCGGTAGCCGAATAGGACGAGTTCATGTTGGCAAGTCTTCTGAACTGGAGAATTTACGACCTGGATCTACCATACGAACTGCTCTGACCGGGCATCGAAAACGTGGTTTTGAACGAATAAAATCTGGTGTTAGAAAATCTAAAAAAACTTCAGTTCCCGTTGACCTTAGTGCTAGCAAACGGCGTAAACTGTTTACTGATGCTTAA